A single Acetomicrobium thermoterrenum DSM 13490 DNA region contains:
- a CDS encoding nickel-dependent lactate racemase family protein, which produces MLMQMKYGKSEIAFDVDQNRIIKTLEPNERPGISDPLNTVKEALKNPVGTRPLADLVSAKKPKNVVIVVNDITRPTPYESLLPPLLEVMHDCGLRDDQITFLTATGIHDPHTREQDLEVYGKDLVNKYRFVSHCADDDSALVEMGNLSTGLSLKINRLVVEADFLITLGVIMPHYFAGFSGGRKSILPGVAGRESIEKNHSRMVYLMDDLPSIRQNPVSLEMIEAARLVGVDFILNVVTNSKKEIVKIVAGDLEDAWYEGVSVSSGMYEVPIARKADVAIASAGGYPRDINVYQAQKALDHADKATKTGGTIILVAECSQGYGERTFEEWMREAEKPSDVVERIKKNFAMGGHKAYGICKVANDKEIILISSLSEEETKGLFMRKMGSVDEAIKYVEDKYDQPSYILMPYGSLTVPVLSN; this is translated from the coding sequence ATGTTGATGCAGATGAAATATGGTAAATCGGAAATTGCTTTTGATGTCGATCAAAACAGGATAATCAAAACGTTAGAGCCCAATGAGAGGCCCGGCATATCAGATCCGTTAAATACCGTAAAAGAGGCTTTAAAAAACCCAGTTGGGACCCGTCCTTTGGCCGACCTGGTCTCAGCCAAGAAGCCGAAAAATGTGGTTATCGTAGTCAACGATATTACCCGGCCTACGCCCTACGAAAGTCTGCTACCCCCTCTGCTTGAGGTCATGCATGACTGCGGGTTGAGGGATGACCAGATCACCTTTCTCACGGCTACTGGAATTCATGATCCCCATACTCGCGAACAGGATTTAGAGGTCTATGGCAAAGACCTGGTGAATAAGTATCGATTCGTGTCACATTGCGCAGACGATGATTCCGCACTTGTAGAAATGGGCAATCTTTCTACAGGATTGAGTCTCAAAATTAACAGGTTGGTTGTGGAGGCCGACTTTCTTATAACTTTAGGCGTAATAATGCCTCATTATTTCGCGGGTTTCTCAGGCGGCAGGAAAAGCATTTTGCCCGGAGTAGCAGGGAGAGAATCGATAGAAAAGAATCACTCTCGCATGGTCTATCTCATGGACGACCTTCCGTCGATAAGGCAAAACCCCGTAAGCCTTGAGATGATCGAGGCAGCTAGGCTCGTTGGCGTGGATTTTATTCTAAACGTAGTTACAAACAGCAAAAAGGAGATAGTCAAGATCGTTGCGGGAGATTTGGAAGATGCCTGGTATGAGGGTGTCTCGGTCTCGTCGGGGATGTATGAGGTTCCCATAGCAAGAAAGGCAGACGTCGCCATAGCCAGTGCAGGCGGTTACCCGAGGGACATTAATGTCTATCAAGCACAGAAGGCTCTTGACCATGCTGATAAAGCGACGAAGACAGGTGGAACCATTATCTTGGTTGCTGAATGCTCTCAGGGTTACGGAGAACGGACCTTCGAGGAGTGGATGCGTGAAGCCGAAAAACCGAGCGATGTTGTAGAGCGGATAAAGAAAAACTTTGCCATGGGCGGTCATAAGGCCTACGGAATTTGCAAGGTGGCAAACGATAAGGAAATTATTTTGATTTCTTCCCTATCCGAAGAGGAGACAAAGGGGTTGTTTATGCGTAAAATGGGCTCAGTCGATGAAGCTATAAAATATGTCGAAGACAAATACGATCAACCAAGCTATATATTAATGCCTTACGGCAGCCTGACAGTTCCCGTGCTTTCAAACTAG
- a CDS encoding tripartite tricarboxylate transporter permease, giving the protein MDIFLEAFLNVLSIKNIIAMTLLIPLGMMAGALPGFTATMAVAILVPFTFAMDPIMGLICVSGVYCAAIYGGAFPAILINTPGTPSSIATCFDGYPMTLQGRAQEALFTIAFASLVGGFIGTIGLIAFSLPLAKIALKFGPPEYFWVSIFGLTIIAGLSGDSLLKGIAGGVLGLLISTIGIAPVGGDVRFTFGIASFQGGVELISVLIGFFCIPEVFKMAKDPVGSYLKSTNIGHVGGGYREVIYKGFKNAFADAINLVRSSIIGLFVGILPGAGGNIANLIAYNETKRASKDPESFGKGNPQGIVATESADKATIMGSFVPLLTLGVPGSPVAAVVYGALMIQGLNPGPELFTKHAEITYTFMMSFFVAMALTVLIGMFAGVLFYQIIMRLPIRVLVPAILLLTIVGSYAVRNNYMDVIFMLASGYLGYVLSNLGFSPGPVVLGLVLGPIAEKGLVQGFLMGNSMFPGSPWLVFFTRPISIVLIVISVISALWPIYAARRRRRAAL; this is encoded by the coding sequence ATGGATATATTTTTAGAAGCTTTTCTTAATGTCCTTTCTATTAAGAACATCATTGCTATGACGCTGCTCATACCGCTGGGCATGATGGCCGGAGCCCTGCCTGGGTTTACGGCCACCATGGCTGTGGCGATACTTGTTCCCTTTACTTTTGCCATGGACCCCATTATGGGGCTTATATGCGTGAGCGGAGTATATTGCGCGGCCATATATGGTGGAGCATTTCCGGCAATTTTGATAAATACGCCGGGGACACCTTCATCCATTGCCACGTGTTTTGACGGTTACCCTATGACATTGCAGGGAAGAGCGCAGGAAGCCTTGTTTACTATTGCCTTCGCTTCCCTTGTGGGAGGCTTTATCGGGACGATAGGGTTGATCGCTTTTTCCCTGCCTTTAGCTAAAATTGCGTTGAAGTTTGGCCCGCCGGAATATTTTTGGGTTAGCATTTTCGGTTTAACTATAATTGCCGGACTTTCCGGTGATTCTTTGCTGAAGGGCATCGCAGGAGGAGTGCTTGGACTGCTCATAAGCACCATCGGCATCGCTCCCGTTGGCGGAGACGTTAGGTTTACCTTCGGAATAGCTTCATTCCAAGGGGGAGTGGAACTCATTTCCGTGTTGATAGGTTTCTTCTGCATACCTGAGGTATTCAAGATGGCAAAGGATCCTGTCGGTTCTTATTTGAAAAGCACCAATATAGGTCATGTGGGCGGCGGATACAGGGAAGTGATCTATAAGGGGTTTAAAAATGCCTTTGCAGACGCGATTAATTTAGTGCGTTCTTCAATAATTGGCTTATTCGTGGGAATTTTACCTGGAGCAGGTGGCAATATAGCTAATTTAATCGCCTATAACGAGACAAAAAGGGCGTCCAAAGATCCTGAGAGTTTTGGTAAGGGCAATCCCCAGGGAATAGTTGCCACCGAGTCTGCCGATAAGGCTACTATTATGGGCTCTTTCGTGCCCCTTCTCACGCTTGGAGTTCCCGGATCTCCTGTAGCAGCAGTTGTTTATGGGGCTCTGATGATTCAAGGGTTAAATCCCGGGCCGGAGCTTTTTACTAAACATGCTGAAATTACATATACATTTATGATGTCCTTTTTCGTTGCTATGGCTTTGACAGTATTAATAGGCATGTTTGCCGGCGTTTTGTTCTATCAGATTATAATGCGGTTGCCCATAAGGGTGCTGGTTCCGGCAATACTCCTTCTTACTATTGTTGGTTCCTATGCAGTGAGAAATAACTATATGGACGTCATTTTCATGCTTGCCAGCGGATATCTAGGGTATGTCCTTTCTAATTTAGGATTTAGCCCCGGGCCAGTGGTATTGGGGTTGGTGTTGGGGCCAATAGCCGAGAAGGGGTTGGTTCAGGGTTTTTTAATGGGAAACAGTATGTTCCCGGGATCACCGTGGCTCGTATTTTTTACAAGGCCAATATCCATAGTTTTGATAGTAATATCCGTAATTTCGGCTCTGTGGCCGATTTATGCAGCTCGCAGGAGAAGGAGGGCTGCCTTATGA
- a CDS encoding tripartite tricarboxylate transporter TctB family protein, which translates to MMLNSDLYGGLIMLAFAGMFWLQMGDFTKFGLMFPKVIIALLAFLGVVMIVKAKVKPQYVKPFLKDINKYMAATMIWSFLWVLSASYVGFFVASVVSMWAIQWFLSSERNLKISAISLAVAIGSVFVIYYVFTKYLYIFFPEGFLF; encoded by the coding sequence ATGATGTTAAATTCCGATTTATACGGTGGATTGATCATGCTTGCTTTTGCCGGTATGTTTTGGCTTCAGATGGGAGACTTTACGAAGTTTGGGTTAATGTTTCCAAAGGTCATCATTGCTTTATTGGCATTTTTAGGTGTAGTGATGATCGTCAAAGCAAAAGTAAAGCCTCAATACGTGAAACCTTTTTTAAAAGATATAAATAAATACATGGCTGCTACGATGATATGGTCGTTCCTGTGGGTTCTTTCCGCAAGTTACGTCGGATTTTTTGTCGCCAGCGTTGTGTCCATGTGGGCAATTCAGTGGTTTCTCAGCAGTGAGCGCAATTTAAAAATTTCAGCCATATCTCTGGCAGTGGCCATTGGGAGCGTATTCGTAATATATTACGTCTTTACCAAGTACTTATATATTTTCTTCCCCGAAGGCTTTCTTTTTTAA